One Erysipelothrix amsterdamensis DNA window includes the following coding sequences:
- a CDS encoding P-II family nitrogen regulator, which translates to MPFELSNLIMVCSIVEREHGSHILSISRQVGATGGTVFQGRGCVRDRLLNMLGIEERRKEVCITIMPEVFETDFYERIQKHTQFKKPDTGVVFSVPLKGVLGIQKLPGHVKTLKEGERHMGTDAIFIIVDDGLAQDVMHVAKKHGATGGTIIHARGSGTHEHEKLFNMDIEPEKEIILILSEMEMTSSIVEALNATFEIDKPGHGVIFVIETSRTLGLLGQE; encoded by the coding sequence ATGCCTTTCGAATTATCAAATCTTATAATGGTTTGCTCAATTGTTGAACGTGAACACGGTTCGCATATACTTTCAATTTCCCGACAAGTGGGTGCTACAGGTGGGACTGTTTTTCAAGGTAGAGGATGTGTAAGAGATCGCCTTCTTAATATGCTCGGTATTGAAGAACGTCGTAAGGAAGTATGCATTACAATTATGCCGGAGGTTTTTGAAACAGACTTCTACGAACGCATACAAAAACATACTCAATTTAAAAAACCGGATACAGGTGTAGTTTTTTCAGTTCCCTTAAAAGGAGTCTTAGGGATTCAAAAATTACCGGGTCATGTTAAAACGCTAAAGGAAGGTGAACGACATATGGGTACAGATGCTATTTTTATTATTGTTGATGATGGTCTAGCGCAAGATGTCATGCATGTTGCAAAAAAACATGGAGCAACAGGTGGAACCATTATTCATGCACGTGGGTCTGGAACGCATGAGCATGAAAAATTATTCAATATGGATATTGAACCAGAGAAAGAAATTATTTTAATTTTATCGGAAATGGAAATGACATCATCCATCGTCGAAGCGCTTAATGCGACATTCGAAATTGATAAACCTGGACATGGTGTCATCTTCGTTATTGAAACATCGCGAACATTGGGTCTTTTAGGTCAAGAATAA
- a CDS encoding PTS sugar transporter subunit IIC — protein MEKLTSWMEEHFVPIAIKIGSQKHLVAIRDAFISIMPITMAGSVAVLLNALVRDLPAKFGADGITDAFSWLIGINGNIWFGTLAILALVFAFAIGYQLSKAYDVDPLAGGLISLASFIVVTPQVASIDVAGLAEPVVGWGFIGIGYMDAKGLFTALIVGFIATIIYAKLMNKNITIKLPDQVPPAVSRAFASIIPGCVALYTVGTLAYLTSTFFDASVGDLILKYVQMPFLNVSQGLGSVIFVTMSVSVFWFFGLHGTNVLAPALDGVYKVALTANTNAYNAALSAENLPYLWTRGSFDAFAWMGGAGCTLGLIIALLIFSKREENRAVAKLSAPMGLFNINEPVIFGLPIVLNPIYLIPWILVPTILVTIAYLSTSAGIVPPVFLEVPWVMPPILYAWMATGFSFSAALLALINLVIGTAIWAVFVLVANKIDYTETQE, from the coding sequence ATGGAGAAATTAACTTCATGGATGGAAGAGCATTTCGTCCCAATTGCAATTAAAATTGGTTCGCAAAAGCATTTAGTTGCGATTCGTGACGCTTTTATCAGCATTATGCCGATTACAATGGCGGGTTCTGTTGCGGTTCTATTAAACGCACTTGTACGTGATTTACCCGCTAAGTTTGGGGCGGATGGTATTACCGATGCTTTCAGTTGGCTTATTGGTATTAATGGAAACATTTGGTTTGGTACGCTTGCGATTTTAGCTTTAGTGTTTGCATTTGCAATCGGTTATCAATTATCAAAAGCTTATGATGTTGATCCTTTAGCGGGTGGATTGATTTCACTTGCATCATTTATTGTCGTTACGCCTCAAGTAGCATCAATTGATGTAGCAGGCTTAGCAGAACCTGTTGTTGGATGGGGATTTATCGGAATTGGTTATATGGATGCGAAGGGTTTATTTACAGCTCTAATTGTTGGCTTTATCGCAACCATCATCTATGCAAAACTAATGAATAAAAACATTACGATTAAATTGCCAGATCAAGTGCCTCCAGCAGTTTCACGTGCCTTCGCATCAATCATTCCAGGATGTGTTGCTTTATATACAGTAGGTACACTTGCATACCTTACATCAACATTCTTTGATGCTTCGGTTGGTGATCTTATACTTAAGTATGTTCAGATGCCTTTCCTTAATGTTTCCCAAGGACTTGGATCGGTTATCTTTGTTACGATGTCTGTTTCAGTGTTCTGGTTCTTTGGTCTTCATGGTACCAACGTATTAGCACCTGCACTTGATGGTGTTTATAAGGTTGCTTTAACAGCAAATACGAATGCTTATAATGCAGCGTTATCGGCTGAAAATTTACCTTATTTATGGACACGTGGATCATTTGATGCATTTGCATGGATGGGTGGAGCAGGATGTACACTCGGCCTCATTATCGCATTGCTTATTTTCTCAAAACGCGAAGAAAATCGTGCTGTTGCGAAATTGAGTGCTCCGATGGGACTGTTTAATATCAATGAACCTGTAATTTTCGGATTACCGATTGTTTTAAATCCAATTTATTTAATTCCTTGGATTTTAGTACCAACAATTCTCGTTACGATTGCATATCTTTCTACATCAGCAGGAATTGTACCACCAGTATTCCTTGAAGTACCATGGGTAATGCCACCCATCCTTTATGCTTGGATGGCGACAGGCTTCTCATTCTCAGCGGCCTTGCTTGCTTTGATTAATCTTGTCATTGGTACTGCAATTTGGGCGGTATTCGTTTTAGTTGCTAATAAAATTGATTATACTGAAACACAAGAATAA
- a CDS encoding DUF3284 domain-containing protein: MEVYRTISGTPDQCFDLLIESLCMDILSSTGQSINEDEIREGFRYDKQLRGRMGNSGIVTVTILEIKRPEVYKVRFESAQGINILEYHLEAIDNSEFQLKYMESYHSHKKRKMLNFKLMERFYRKGSLKRINLLLDQIEGILRERTTKK; the protein is encoded by the coding sequence ATGGAAGTTTATCGAACGATCAGTGGAACACCGGATCAATGTTTTGATTTATTGATTGAATCGCTGTGCATGGATATCTTATCAAGTACCGGTCAATCAATAAATGAAGATGAAATCCGAGAAGGGTTTCGCTATGATAAACAGTTGAGAGGCCGTATGGGTAATTCTGGAATCGTTACTGTGACGATTTTAGAAATTAAACGACCCGAAGTGTATAAAGTGCGTTTTGAAAGTGCCCAAGGCATTAATATTCTTGAGTATCATCTTGAAGCAATTGATAATTCAGAATTTCAATTAAAGTACATGGAATCCTATCACTCGCATAAAAAACGAAAGATGTTGAATTTTAAACTGATGGAGCGATTTTATCGTAAAGGCAGTTTGAAACGTATTAACCTATTATTAGATCAAATTGAAGGTATTTTGCGAGAACGAACAACGAAGAAATAG
- a CDS encoding DUF871 domain-containing protein encodes MARLGISIYPENSTKEKDIAYLNQAADCGFKRIFMSLLQSDFDHKDQLIRDYRLLTDAAHQRGMEVIVDVAPAVFKAFNITHTDLSFFNEIGVDGIRLDEGFNGSLESQMTFNPYNLKIELNSSQGNDYIENVMTYYPNKNALITCHNFYPQRYTGLSKEHFDYCNQKIRKLGLQSAAFVSSQNEDTFGPWPVYEGLCTLEHHRDLPIDVQIRELIATEMIDDIIIGNAYASNEELASCASIELGKLQFKIDLEVELSDVESKIVYEHYHFVRGDMSSYMARSTMPRVTYAEASIPPKNTVDLKRGDVVVLNDAYGRYKGELHIVLEAMPNDGNKNKIGQIPDMEMMLLDYIKPWRPFAFIK; translated from the coding sequence ATGGCACGTTTAGGAATATCGATATATCCAGAAAATTCCACAAAGGAAAAGGATATTGCGTACTTGAATCAAGCAGCAGACTGTGGTTTTAAACGTATTTTTATGAGTTTACTTCAATCTGATTTTGATCATAAAGATCAACTCATTCGTGATTATCGTTTGCTTACGGATGCTGCTCACCAAAGAGGCATGGAAGTTATTGTCGATGTGGCACCTGCAGTATTTAAGGCATTTAATATTACGCATACAGATCTTTCTTTTTTTAATGAAATTGGTGTAGATGGTATTAGACTTGATGAAGGGTTTAATGGTTCATTAGAAAGTCAAATGACCTTTAATCCATATAATTTAAAGATTGAATTAAACTCAAGTCAGGGAAATGATTATATTGAAAATGTCATGACGTATTATCCAAATAAAAATGCTTTAATCACATGCCATAATTTTTATCCGCAACGATATACGGGACTAAGTAAGGAACATTTTGATTATTGTAATCAGAAGATTCGAAAACTAGGACTTCAAAGTGCTGCATTTGTATCAAGTCAAAATGAGGATACTTTCGGTCCATGGCCTGTTTATGAAGGCTTGTGTACACTGGAACATCATCGTGATTTACCAATTGATGTGCAAATTCGGGAGTTAATTGCGACCGAAATGATTGATGATATTATAATTGGTAATGCTTATGCATCGAATGAAGAATTAGCCTCATGTGCAAGCATCGAACTGGGCAAGTTACAGTTTAAAATCGACTTAGAGGTTGAGCTTTCAGATGTTGAGTCTAAAATAGTTTATGAACATTATCACTTTGTTCGTGGTGATATGAGCTCTTATATGGCACGCTCAACGATGCCGAGGGTTACGTATGCGGAAGCATCAATTCCACCTAAGAATACGGTTGACTTAAAACGGGGCGATGTTGTTGTTTTAAATGATGCATATGGCCGTTATAAAGGGGAATTGCATATTGTTCTTGAAGCGATGCCAAATGATGGAAATAAAAATAAAATTGGGCAAATTCCTGATATGGAAATGATGTTGCTTGATTACATCAAACCATGGCGTCCATTCGCATTCATCAAATAA
- a CDS encoding GntR family transcriptional regulator, which produces MKIPLYQQIKDKIITMIEIMEPNASIPSERDFTDHFQASRMTVRKAINELVDEGYLYRDANRGTFVSDKRLIKKNSLLTPEFDKHTILYFDVKASCGEDVSSKLNISQDTSVVRFIRILSKNNINIALEEVYIARNQLSDDAFNDLPKLENFNAFFNRGSASFTVIPMLVPIKYANLLGIKLESPILSIESIIYKNDGSPLVYIKSFNHPIYRSIEITD; this is translated from the coding sequence ATGAAGATTCCACTTTATCAGCAAATTAAAGATAAAATCATAACAATGATTGAAATCATGGAACCAAACGCCTCAATTCCCAGTGAACGTGATTTTACCGATCACTTTCAGGCAAGTCGTATGACCGTACGAAAAGCAATTAATGAATTGGTTGATGAAGGATACCTTTATCGCGATGCCAACCGTGGTACGTTTGTATCGGACAAGCGATTAATCAAGAAGAATTCATTACTAACACCAGAGTTTGATAAACATACAATTTTATATTTTGATGTAAAGGCTTCTTGTGGTGAAGACGTGAGTTCAAAATTAAATATTTCTCAGGATACTTCAGTGGTACGGTTTATTCGCATCTTATCCAAAAATAATATTAATATTGCTCTTGAAGAAGTTTATATCGCTCGGAATCAATTGTCTGATGATGCGTTCAACGATTTACCAAAACTAGAGAATTTTAATGCATTCTTCAATCGTGGTAGTGCGTCCTTTACGGTGATTCCAATGCTTGTTCCAATTAAATATGCGAATCTTTTAGGAATCAAGCTCGAAAGCCCGATTTTATCCATTGAATCTATTATTTATAAAAATGATGGAAGCCCACTTGTTTACATTAAGAGTTTTAATCATCCTATTTATCGATCAATTGAAATTACAGATTAA
- a CDS encoding ABC-F family ATP-binding cassette domain-containing protein: protein MPYLEIKNLTHTFVERQLYSNAEFLLHKGDHIGLVGLNGAGKSTLIRFMTGDLSPDFGTVVWQDKLNVAFMDQYVSVDPTLTIHGYLSTTYKELFDLETRMNAYYLESIENEDALRKASNIQERLLQADFYTIETEIQKVIQGLGLHLLGSDTKIEHLSGGQRAKVILGKLLLSDADVLLLDEPTNFLDVDHIEWLANYLNAYAKSFIVVSHDDSFINRVANVIVDIDFQKITRYNGNYDAFLKQKEHNRMEQLSLYSKQQNYIDKTEAFIRKNKAGGNAKMARGRQKQLNRLDRVHAPLAHAKQNYAFKTLSQADVRVLETLELAIGYDSVLIDGFNMKIYGGERFAITGFNGIGKSTLIKTIMGQLKPLDGSIYLNDDLKIGYFEQSLNWSDDTLTPLQIVSQTYPKFSQGEVRKTLASVGMKEEHWSRSIKTLSGGEQTKVKLCLLMNRYTNMLVLDEPTNHLDIESKDALKYALQSYTGTIILVSHEASFYEDWIDKIISIEKQKKT from the coding sequence ATGCCCTATCTTGAAATTAAGAATTTAACGCACACATTTGTGGAGCGACAACTCTATAGTAATGCAGAGTTTCTCTTACATAAGGGAGACCATATCGGTCTTGTTGGCTTAAATGGAGCCGGTAAAAGTACATTAATACGCTTTATGACTGGTGATTTATCTCCCGATTTCGGAACTGTAGTTTGGCAAGATAAGCTGAATGTTGCATTTATGGATCAATATGTCAGCGTTGACCCTACCCTTACTATTCACGGTTACCTTTCCACAACCTACAAAGAATTGTTTGATTTAGAGACACGCATGAATGCTTATTACTTAGAATCAATTGAGAATGAGGATGCACTTCGCAAAGCTTCAAACATTCAAGAACGTCTTTTACAGGCGGATTTTTATACAATAGAAACAGAAATTCAAAAAGTAATTCAAGGACTTGGATTACATCTCCTAGGATCTGACACAAAAATTGAGCACTTATCCGGTGGGCAACGTGCAAAAGTAATCTTAGGAAAGTTATTACTCTCCGATGCAGACGTATTATTGCTTGATGAGCCAACAAACTTCCTCGATGTTGATCATATTGAATGGCTTGCGAATTATTTGAATGCTTATGCGAAGAGTTTTATCGTTGTTTCCCATGATGATTCTTTTATCAATCGTGTCGCAAATGTCATCGTCGATATCGATTTTCAAAAAATAACACGTTATAACGGAAACTATGACGCCTTTTTAAAACAAAAAGAACATAACCGCATGGAACAACTCAGTCTTTATTCCAAACAACAAAATTATATTGATAAAACAGAGGCTTTTATTCGTAAAAATAAAGCAGGTGGTAATGCAAAGATGGCACGAGGACGTCAGAAACAATTAAATCGTCTTGATCGTGTCCACGCGCCCTTAGCTCACGCAAAACAAAACTATGCTTTCAAAACACTTTCTCAAGCTGACGTTCGAGTTCTTGAAACACTTGAACTTGCAATCGGTTATGATTCGGTTCTAATTGATGGCTTTAATATGAAAATTTATGGCGGAGAACGCTTTGCGATTACAGGTTTTAATGGTATTGGTAAATCAACGCTCATCAAAACAATCATGGGCCAACTTAAACCTTTAGATGGTAGCATCTATTTAAATGATGATTTAAAAATCGGTTACTTTGAACAAAGCCTTAATTGGAGTGACGACACTTTAACGCCCTTGCAAATCGTGAGTCAAACTTATCCAAAGTTTTCTCAGGGCGAAGTGCGTAAGACCCTTGCCTCAGTCGGCATGAAAGAAGAACATTGGAGTCGTAGCATCAAGACATTAAGTGGTGGTGAACAAACCAAGGTAAAACTATGCTTGTTGATGAATCGTTATACAAATATGCTCGTACTCGATGAACCAACCAACCATCTTGATATCGAAAGTAAGGATGCCTTGAAATACGCCTTACAATCTTATACAGGCACAATTATTCTTGTTTCCCATGAAGCTAGCTTCTATGAAGATTGGATTGATAAGATAATCAGTATAGAAAAACAGAAAAAAACTTAG
- a CDS encoding VanZ family protein, which produces MFERYLSPIINNTQGVSINSGIIVYILIAMIFLVRYRKTTIKNKILGLLFILYLGKVMDLTLFPLPLNQKEVQNAAIHFSLENASIDYYNLIPFRNGFSLKNLKEPLLNVLMMVPMGVFLPMFFKRFRKVEKTVLATFMISLLIECAELLLTLSFGVILWHFDVTDLITNTFGGFMGYCLYYHAVRHVLVYLDRKEDHWLQRKGFGVMSVLLLFIFMMSSIYLEVSANDSITYRLNMRNMISNGKSNRKYYSFDPHSVSMEGSMKLKRDDFEGIHDDNPTIELKQKVLFLDYSFGKYEVGRIHLDAHQEVGDVRLFSILWDLERGGDHFYFITESKIATARKVGEAKITNP; this is translated from the coding sequence ATGTTTGAACGTTATTTAAGTCCTATCATAAACAATACTCAAGGGGTATCCATCAATTCAGGCATCATCGTTTATATTCTTATCGCGATGATTTTTTTAGTGAGATATCGCAAAACAACAATCAAAAACAAAATTTTAGGTCTTCTTTTTATTTTGTATCTTGGAAAAGTTATGGATCTTACATTATTTCCGCTTCCTTTAAATCAAAAAGAAGTACAGAATGCAGCCATTCATTTTTCTCTTGAAAATGCATCCATTGATTATTATAATTTGATTCCGTTTCGAAATGGATTCAGTCTCAAAAATCTCAAAGAGCCATTGCTAAATGTATTAATGATGGTTCCAATGGGCGTGTTTCTACCAATGTTTTTTAAACGTTTTCGTAAGGTAGAAAAGACGGTACTTGCAACCTTTATGATTTCGCTCCTGATTGAATGTGCTGAATTGTTATTGACGCTTTCTTTTGGTGTTATATTATGGCATTTTGATGTCACCGATTTAATTACAAATACATTTGGGGGATTCATGGGTTATTGTTTGTATTATCACGCAGTCCGTCATGTTCTGGTATATTTAGATCGGAAAGAAGATCATTGGTTGCAACGAAAAGGGTTTGGTGTCATGTCTGTTTTACTGCTGTTTATTTTTATGATGTCGAGCATTTATTTAGAGGTGTCTGCAAATGATTCAATCACGTATCGCTTAAACATGCGGAATATGATTTCAAATGGGAAATCGAATCGCAAGTATTACTCCTTTGATCCCCATTCGGTATCGATGGAAGGATCAATGAAATTGAAACGAGATGATTTTGAAGGGATTCATGATGATAATCCGACGATTGAGTTAAAACAAAAGGTATTGTTCCTTGATTATTCGTTTGGAAAATACGAGGTAGGTCGAATTCATTTAGATGCTCATCAAGAAGTAGGCGATGTGCGTTTATTTTCAATCCTTTGGGATTTAGAGCGTGGTGGTGATCACTTCTATTTCATAACTGAATCCAAGATTGCGACAGCACGCAAGGTTGGTGAAGCGAAGATTACAAATCCATAA
- a CDS encoding AraC family transcriptional regulator, protein MNTIHIKKSESCSLAGIAMNNGIVVVRRNLPYRTFLKQIDGKEFEANKAFEVIYVVKGMIGLRVNGSYLNLNEGDVYILEPNRAHCFYANSRDNLLLVAQIDSSFAEEHFNLSPKVSIDSTLKDQRNKVRLIESIRHLYGQKDAGEVTFEESYHAVKEVVDSIKLFVMNQKRSIISTDSIESIVIDITEKYADAKNEKITLEGLADEYNVSGAYLSRMFKKITGVNVSEYFRVNRINYAVDCLINTDLTMTEISNHCGFLDIKALGRDFQKVFGLSPTQFRKQYTTEHIASLEYPYAADSKVRYFLEVGTKGPSQLENEPIKALEARINPNFIKGHFRNAWGVVVDLDCVVDRDFLSIAELRETLGQFKFKTVKIKLAFLDGVFKLQTKSGALRDFSSFEIYNIFTVFSEFDIIPVLRLDFVSFNALLQEGASLNEINHAVVGMQKALDEASLIISNSKLREWGYELYFPTINDAVSDQSRRPMFKECIHSFVKVLQEKFDQEKVRWGLYLGSFENDTRDIHQEYLEMIAEMNIEPAFYTCDLNFTNNDFGSDQLLPKILNDIREINHAIRISLPADRLGRHIVAASFNYTVEDDYRWNDAFDNPFYNLLFLPILLQLSLGDFYFSSWNILGKSQHQLMPMSYSSFYNYLGVERMPFYVLKFLQELFSTVVDYGEGYIVTRNHHDYAIIVYSNYYESYRRVDSKDRNSGSEYERKVNFKIESISGRYKMTERYLDYKNAYFCQNWIEDTGMSNLTPEERDYIRQQSNPRMKVKYLEIDGELDYAFNQSLLNISLIKLNKI, encoded by the coding sequence ATGAATACTATACATATCAAAAAATCTGAATCCTGCTCGCTCGCAGGAATTGCTATGAATAATGGAATTGTTGTTGTTAGAAGAAATTTACCGTACCGGACATTTTTAAAACAAATTGACGGCAAGGAATTTGAGGCGAATAAAGCGTTTGAAGTGATCTATGTCGTAAAGGGCATGATTGGACTTCGCGTAAATGGTTCGTATTTAAATCTCAATGAAGGTGATGTTTATATTCTTGAACCGAATCGAGCTCATTGTTTTTATGCAAACAGTCGGGATAATTTACTTCTCGTAGCACAGATTGATTCATCGTTTGCAGAGGAACATTTTAACTTATCGCCAAAGGTAAGTATCGATAGTACACTTAAAGACCAGCGAAATAAAGTACGTCTTATTGAATCCATTCGTCATCTGTATGGCCAAAAAGATGCAGGTGAAGTAACATTTGAAGAAAGTTATCATGCTGTTAAAGAAGTTGTGGATTCTATAAAACTCTTTGTTATGAATCAAAAACGATCCATTATAAGTACTGATTCCATTGAATCCATCGTAATAGATATTACAGAAAAGTATGCAGATGCGAAAAATGAGAAAATAACGTTAGAGGGACTTGCGGACGAGTATAATGTGAGTGGCGCATATCTATCGAGAATGTTTAAAAAGATCACCGGCGTTAATGTAAGTGAATACTTTAGGGTGAATCGCATTAATTATGCTGTTGACTGTTTAATCAACACAGACTTAACAATGACAGAGATTTCAAATCATTGTGGCTTTTTAGATATTAAAGCATTAGGAAGAGATTTCCAAAAAGTTTTTGGTTTATCACCAACACAATTTAGAAAACAGTATACAACGGAACATATCGCATCCTTAGAATATCCTTATGCTGCAGATTCTAAAGTACGTTATTTCTTGGAAGTGGGTACAAAAGGCCCAAGTCAACTCGAAAATGAGCCTATTAAAGCACTTGAAGCTCGAATCAATCCAAACTTTATTAAAGGACACTTCCGGAATGCGTGGGGTGTTGTGGTTGATTTGGATTGTGTGGTCGATCGTGATTTCTTAAGTATTGCGGAATTACGGGAAACACTGGGGCAATTTAAATTTAAAACAGTTAAAATTAAACTTGCGTTTTTAGACGGTGTCTTTAAATTGCAAACAAAATCTGGTGCCTTGCGTGATTTCTCGTCATTTGAAATTTATAATATCTTCACAGTATTTTCTGAATTTGATATTATTCCAGTATTGAGACTTGATTTTGTAAGCTTTAATGCGTTATTACAAGAAGGTGCGAGTTTAAATGAAATCAATCATGCTGTAGTTGGGATGCAGAAAGCATTGGATGAGGCATCATTAATCATTAGTAATTCTAAACTTCGTGAGTGGGGTTATGAATTATACTTTCCAACCATTAACGATGCGGTCAGTGATCAATCAAGAAGACCAATGTTTAAAGAATGCATTCATTCTTTCGTAAAAGTCCTTCAAGAAAAGTTTGATCAGGAAAAAGTGCGTTGGGGCTTGTACCTTGGTTCTTTTGAAAACGATACACGAGATATTCATCAAGAGTATCTTGAGATGATTGCGGAAATGAATATCGAACCAGCATTCTATACATGTGACCTCAATTTCACAAACAATGATTTTGGAAGTGATCAATTACTACCGAAAATTCTTAATGATATTCGTGAGATTAATCATGCAATCCGTATTAGTTTACCTGCGGATCGCTTAGGAAGACATATTGTGGCAGCTTCATTCAACTATACGGTTGAAGATGATTATCGTTGGAATGATGCATTTGATAATCCATTCTATAATCTACTCTTTCTTCCAATTCTGCTTCAGCTAAGTTTAGGTGACTTCTACTTTTCATCTTGGAATATATTAGGTAAGTCGCAGCATCAACTGATGCCGATGTCTTATTCAAGTTTCTATAACTATCTTGGTGTTGAACGGATGCCATTTTATGTCCTTAAATTTCTTCAAGAATTGTTTAGTACTGTCGTTGATTATGGTGAGGGTTATATCGTGACCCGGAATCATCATGATTATGCAATTATTGTATATTCCAACTATTACGAATCGTATCGTCGTGTAGACTCTAAAGATCGTAACAGTGGTTCAGAGTATGAGCGTAAGGTTAATTTTAAAATTGAAAGCATTAGTGGCCGTTACAAAATGACGGAACGCTATTTAGATTATAAAAATGCATATTTCTGTCAGAACTGGATTGAAGATACCGGAATGTCAAATCTGACTCCAGAAGAGCGTGATTACATCCGCCAGCAATCAAATCCACGAATGAAGGTTAAATATTTGGAAATCGATGGTGAATTAGATTACGCATTCAATCAGAGTTTGTTGAATATTAGTCTCATTAAGTTAAATAAGATATAA
- a CDS encoding prepilin peptidase, translated as MNIIVYMVLTALFFTLGYNISRFVKDTVAWKQKRNNKIYKVFRPEDAHDALMNGIYVGAATLVAYTSFGLFEATVISVIAFLAVYGIRIDQRIRIIPNEMVLCVLVIGVIYQFVTNGFHGLSTGLIAMLLTGILFFATAFLTKAFSGSLGVGAGDIKLAIALSFMLGLPNILTFLIGIVLCLLIYIVIGFYTKTMYIGSTFPMCTQLMGGALFALYYPVISMLICSVLLGC; from the coding sequence GTGAATATTATTGTTTATATGGTTCTAACTGCTTTATTTTTTACACTAGGATACAACATTTCAAGATTTGTGAAAGATACTGTAGCTTGGAAACAAAAACGTAATAATAAGATCTATAAGGTCTTTCGTCCAGAAGATGCGCATGACGCATTGATGAATGGCATTTATGTCGGTGCAGCTACTTTAGTTGCATATACATCATTCGGATTGTTTGAAGCAACTGTTATTTCTGTAATTGCTTTCTTAGCGGTTTATGGTATTCGAATCGATCAACGCATTCGAATTATTCCAAATGAGATGGTCCTTTGTGTCCTTGTCATTGGTGTAATATATCAGTTTGTAACAAATGGATTTCATGGATTGTCAACTGGACTTATAGCAATGCTATTAACAGGTATACTGTTCTTTGCTACAGCCTTCTTGACAAAAGCATTCTCTGGAAGTCTCGGTGTGGGAGCAGGCGATATAAAGCTTGCAATTGCATTATCATTTATGTTGGGATTACCTAATATCTTAACATTTCTAATAGGTATCGTACTTTGCTTGTTAATTTACATTGTTATCGGTTTTTACACCAAAACGATGTACATCGGTAGTACATTCCCCATGTGTACACAATTAATGGGCGGTGCTTTATTCGCGCTGTATTACCCAGTCATCAGTATGTTGATTTGCAGTGTTCTGTTAGGATGTTAG
- a CDS encoding Flp family type IVb pilin, translating into MITVNEFMDEESGQGMVEYGLILVLVSVVTVVVLKSIGSGYVKTMFETVADLVPKIN; encoded by the coding sequence ATGATAACCGTAAATGAATTTATGGACGAGGAGTCTGGACAAGGCATGGTTGAATACGGACTCATTCTCGTATTGGTTTCAGTAGTTACAGTAGTGGTGCTCAAATCTATCGGGAGTGGTTATGTTAAAACAATGTTTGAAACAGTCGCTGATCTAGTCCCTAAAATTAATTAG
- a CDS encoding Flp family type IVb pilin produces MKNFLFNEESGQGMVEYGLILVLVSVVVIVVMKTLGTNLKGIFENVGKELQAGKGA; encoded by the coding sequence ATGAAAAACTTTTTATTCAATGAAGAATCAGGACAAGGTATGGTTGAATACGGTCTTATCTTAGTTCTTGTTTCAGTAGTAGTTATCGTTGTTATGAAGACTTTAGGTACAAACCTAAAAGGAATCTTCGAAAACGTAGGTAAAGAATTACAAGCAGGTAAAGGCGCTTAG